In Lycium ferocissimum isolate CSIRO_LF1 chromosome 7, AGI_CSIRO_Lferr_CH_V1, whole genome shotgun sequence, the sequence GCCAAGTCAGTGGCATCACACTGCATTGATGACTCAAAATGCACACTATTTTCCTCTCCCATATCAAAAACGTCTCGAGGTTTAATAAACCTAGGGACAAACCATTCATGATCTTGAGGATCTTGTACATATATTACTTGTTGAGCTTGTTCTGCAAAAATAAAAGGCTCATGGCGTTCTCGATCACCAGAGTCTGCCACGCGTGAGAAGTTCACAAGTGTGAAACCCAAGTCATCTTCCATCACTCCTCTAACTTTGGTTACATCAACCCAATCGCACTTAAATAAGACAACCTTAAATTCTTCATAATAATTTAACTCCACAATATCATTCACTCTACCATAATATGTGATATTTGCAGACTTTGGAGCATTGTCACTTGTACTTGCATAACTTTCAGTCTTAGAAACGACCATAACACCACTATTTTGTGTCTCCTTGGACTCTTCACTTTGTTTTGTTCGGAATCGATACCCATTATTTACATCAAACGCATTAAATCTTTTCGCAATTTTAGTCGGCCCTTCTGCGAGGACTTTAACATCCTTTAAGATTTTAGATGTGGCATCCAACTCTGATACCTAAACAAATAGAAAGATACAACTATAAATGCGTATATAAGTAAAAGGACAATAATTTAACGTAACCAATAAGTTAGTCTTACTACTTACTTTCTCCTTGAACCACTCATGAAATGTATCAAAATGCATAAGATCAAGTTGACGTGGTCTCAAACGGCGCTTACGATGTGATCTCTTGATTTCAGCAATATGTTCACTATTCATGTAACTCACATATATCAATTTTGTTatcaaataatttaatatacatatattcaataATAGATATAATACTTACTTTTTATAATTCTCAACCACATCTGACTCACAATTGAAAAGCACATGCCGATGTGCTTGCAACCATGTTTTCTCATCCAACTCAAATACATCTACTTCACCGTACGACTCCCCAACAGTTGGAAAAAGACATTCTTCTTTACTAGTCTCATGCTCAATCTCATCATTGCATTTTCTTGAACAATAAGACCTTGAATCTCCACCCTCCAAATATCGTGAGCAAAATGCCACACACTCATTTGCTATGTATGCTTCTGCTATTGAACCTTCTGGGCATGCACGATTACGAACATATGATTTTAAAGTACCCAAGTACCTATGTAATAAAGTAAGGTTATTAGTttgatattataatatttaacaactaaaaattatcataaaaatTCGTTGACATTCTTCATACCTCTCAATTGGGTACATCCAGCGATAATGTACTGGCCCCGCAAGTCTAGCCTCAGTTGCCAAGTGAGTAAGCAAGTGTACCATAACAGTAAAGAATCCTGGGGGAAAGAGTTTTTCCATAGTAGACAATGTTTCTGGAATTTTTTCTTCAAGTAACTTTAACTCTTCTAGTTTTAGCACTTTGCTACATAGAACACGAAAGAATGTGCATAGTTCAATTAAAACGGAACTGATTCTTTTATCTGTTGATCTCCGCAAGGCAAGAGGAAGAAGTTCTTGCATTATAACATGGCAATCATGAGTTTTTAGCCCAGATATCTTCCGTTTGCGAATCCAACGTGATATATTAGACGAATAGCCATGTGGAAACTTGGTATTTTGTAGTACTTCATAAAACAACTCTTTTTCGTTCGAAGTCATCGTAAAATAAGTAGGAGGAAGATAAGCCCTCCCACTAGCTCGATATTGAGGCCATAAGCTTGGTCTTATTTTCATATCCTTCAAGTCCAATCGAGCTTCTAGATTGTCTTTAGACTTTTTACCAAGATCTAATAGTGTATAAATTAAGTTATCACACACATTTTTTTCTATGTGCATCACATCGAGATTATGGCGCACCAAGTTAAATTCCCAATAAGGAAGATCGAAAAAAATGCTCCTCTTTTTCCATGTGTTTTTCATCACCCCACTTACCCCTTCACTCGACTGACCGAGAGTAAACTTTATATCTTTAACTTGATTCAGCACTAGTGACCCGGATACTGCACAAGGTGCAGGTCTTGTTTCTTTAGTCCCATCAAAAGATCTTGCATCATTCCGATATTTGTGGCCCGACTTCAAGAAACGTCGATGCCCCATGTAACAAAACTTTCTACCATGTTTGAGCCATTTAGATTGAGTGTTTATGTTGCAAGAAGGGCATGCAAACCGACCATAAGTGCTCCATCCAGAGAGAGTACCATATGCTGGAAAATCATTTATAGTCCACATAAGAGCTGCTCGCATTTGAAATATCTCCTTAGTAGAGGCATCGTATGTTTCTACCCCGACATCCCATAATTCATTTAACTCTTCTATTAAAGGTTGCAAAAAGACATCAATATTATTGCCAGGCGCTTTTGGTCCAGGAATAAGTAAGGACAGAATGAAGAACTCTTGCTTCATGCACATCCATGGTGGAAGATTATATGGCATTAAAATCACTGGCCATGTACTGTGAACAGTTCGCATTGTGCCAAATGGATTAAATCCGTCAGAAGCTAATCCTAGCCGGACATTGCGAGGATCTCCAGCAAATTCGGGATATTTACTATCAAAACTTTTCCAAGCTTCAGAATCTGCAGGATGTCGGAGAACACCATCTTTATTGCGCTCTTCGTGATGCCATTGCATTGCTTTAGAAGTTTCTGAAGACATAAACAATCTTTGCAGCCttggttttaaaggaaaatacCTTAGGACCTTGGCTGGAATTTTTCTAGCATTATTTTTCCATCTAGAAGCACCACAAATTTTGCATTCATTAACATCCTTACTAGCAAACTCTTTCCTAAAAAGCATGCAATCATTGGGACAAGCATGAATCTTTTCGTACTTTAAGCCCAAGCTTTCAACTATCTTTTTGGTCTCATAAAAAGAAGAAGGCAATGTTTCCCCTTCAGGCAGCGCATCCTTCAATAGTCCAAGCAAAGCATTAAAAGATTCATTTGACCATTTGAACAGGCATTTTGTACGATAGATATGCAGCAAAAAGGACAGTTTGCTAAACTTCTTGCATCCAGGATATAGTTCTTCATTTGCCTCCTTCATGAGCCGTTCAAACTTATCCACCTCTGGATGAGGATGATTTCCAGATGGATGAGCTCTCTTTTCTTGTAGGTTTGGCTCCATATTGCCCCTTTCACTGATGTCACTATCCATGAACTGTGTAGAGCCTCCAAAGACATCATGTATCATTCCTCTCATATCATCGCCCCTCAAAGTTGATTGGCTGTGATTATTTACTTGAGTATTGTTTGATCCCTTCAGAGACTCCCCATGACAAAACCAAGTATCATACGATGGCATGATACCATTAACCACAAGATGATCATATGTTGTGGCCCGATTTGCTTGATGAATAAGCACACATTCCGTACAaggacatgaaattttttctccCTCTAGTTTTTTAGAAAAGGCATGGTTTATAAAATCCTCCACTCCATCCAAGTATTCTTTACTAAGTCTATCACAATTCatccattttttatttctagaattgTCCATGATATTCAagatattcttttcttttctgcaATTACTGTAAGAGCTAAAAATACATTAGTAGAAAAGGGGGGAATTAATCAAAAATATAGTTCAGATAAAATATGCATCCTATTAACAGGTAATTGCATAGCTCAAAGATATCTTTTTAACAATTAAAACTATCAAACAGATATCTAATTCTAGTTATATCCAAATGATGACTTATTTCAAAACAGAAGGAAAAATCAGAAAGCTTCCACTAAACATTTCCTTTCCAAGTCACACTAAAATGCAAGATTTGTACCAGTAAATGAAGCATAGTTTAAAGCCAAGAACATGATTAAAAAATCTAACTGTGAATTCTTCAAGCCGTAATAGATTTCAATACTTTAATCCAAGAAATTCCTTCTCAATTAGGGGAGAAATTACTGAATCTACAACTGGTTTTATAGCTCCAACTGgcagattttgattttttgatgtCAACATATTTAGAACTTCCAAATTGCAATCCAAATTGCTCAAAATAAATGAGTACTTCAGTTTTCAACTATAAATTCACCCAACACTcccattataacatataaagacTTTTTCGCCTCTATTAAAAGCATCAATCCaatatgttttttttcctttcatataGTTAACCAGGGAATGTAATCCATCTGGAGATTCTAATAAATTTCCTTCtatcataataaaattaacaaaaaaatgagaaaccAAGCATTcacaagaaaaacaagttgTCGGTTTAATTCAACTCACAATCAAGCAGAGGACTGAAAGAATCAGTTACCTTAGTAGTTGGAgttggttaaattttatatagaatTACACGAGAAAACTTGGCTACCTAGGACTAAAAAACATTGTATCTCTATGTAATATACACTGCAATAATCTTTTTTTTAGCAATTTAAACCCAAGGGggtatttttattaataaaacatGTACTTTACGAGAGAAGTTGCCTTTCTGGTTAAATCTATTTGCATCAGTGAAAAAAATTGTCTTCTATCATACTagaattataaaaaataaaaataaaaaaaaataaaaaaaaagttgtcgGTTTAGTTCAACTCACAATTCAAGTAGACAAAGCGATTGTTAACAAATCAGTTCTGGAGTAGCACAAAGATCACCAAAATGGTATTTACTCACTCAAACACAGTCAACTTCACGGTTTAGTTCAAAACTATGACCTAAACTTGCCAATCAACTAAAAAATACAGCACAAAACTTCCTCAAGAGTTAGTCCAAAACACTAATAGTTAACTGGACATAAGTGAGACTGGCTTGTTTCATGGGGTATCATTTCAGACCCAATCTACCCATTCATCAACAATATGAATGAATCAGTGGAACGTTTGTTCTTTGACTACAGATTCTCAACTTCTGTTTGGAGTAAAATTTTGAACTGGCAAGGCATTAATAGAACTCCTCTCAAGTGGCAAAGAATGGGTTGAAGATCACAAGAGCACAAAGAAAGCAGGAAATGAAGTATATAGAGTGGCACTTGATGGATGTGTCTATTACATATGGAAGGAGAAGAATCACTGAGTGTTACAGAAGCAAGGGACAACTGGCCAGCCACTAGTTAGGAAAATCATACAAGAGGTGGTATTTAGACGCTCAAAGAGGACTAGACTAGCTAGAAGACTACATGAACTGAATTTTTACCTTAGGAATACTATTGTATATGCTATTTTTGAGTTATACATAGGAATAGAGGATTGCACTTCCTGGTGCTTAGGATCAGGCGAGTGTGAGCTTGGGTTTTGCTTTACTTGTAAATATTTTCCCTTGGTAATACAATACGTCTAgctaccaaaaaaaaagggacataAGTTTAGCTAAACTGCCATGTAAACTTTCCCAGAAACAAGTTCAAACAACCAAgctaaatttcaaattttgtgCTCAAATGGAATCCAATTTCATTTCAGTTCTAGGCGAAAAAATGTAGACTAAGGTCTTTAAGTCCTTCTCATCTTTAATCACAGCAGATTCTAACAAAATTCAGCAATGAACAATGTAATTTTCGAATTACCAGCTACAGAAATCGTAGAGTTGTTAAAACAATACTATGACAAACTGAGAACTGAATCTTAGCAACTCGACTTGGTTTCAAATACTTCAACAATTCGACCTCAATAGGGAGACAAGGTAAAGTGTTCAGTTTCTAAACATAGAGAAACCAACTTAAAAATCAAACATGCCTcttcaattcaatcccaaaataagatgaaattcaGTCTCAATCTAATAAAACCCTCAAGTCAGACTTACGAATCAATGTACCACAACAGCGTGTCAAAAAGTTCGGTATTCGGTTAATGTTTATGCTCAATTTATTCCTGTGTTTTTATAGGTAGTAATTTATATTCATGTTTTCAAGTAGTTAACAGAAATCTCAATAACAGAGTGTTCCCGATGTTGTATATTCCATTTGAGACATCAATATTCATCAATAACAGTGAGAAAACTTTAGAACGATCGCGAGAAGTTGAATATATTAACAACAGCCTTCGCAAAAAGAGGAAACAATTCATAAAATAGTAAGGGAAACAGAGGAATCAATTCAGTCAGTTGCTCATCAAATTAATAGCAGTCGAAAATCACAAATATCACTTGGCAAACGCAGAAAAGCTTTACTTTTACAAAGTCACAAATTGGCTCAAGTGTTTGGGTACCTGGAAGCAAAATATTTGTTGACGAAggcaaaaaattgaagaagaagacgaagaaAGATCCCGTAAAACCTACAAGAAACGAGAAGATCTCAAATAAAACTATGGCCTGCattagaaatttcaaattaaattatttctagataagaaagtatgacatttttcttttttcgtccACTGTTTTGTTCACCCAAACCAAACAAATCCCAAAATTCTATCATCAACAGATATCAAAACAATAAGCATAGAAAATCAAACTTGAAACAATAAAAATCATGCTttgtaattatataaaaaatagagaCACATGGGGTAGAGATGGACACGAACAGAGCAGGAGTCGGAAAATCTCTTTCAACAACACCAACGAAAGAAACccagaatttgaaaaaaaaacctctTTTAACACCGTCTATGAAAGAAACCCAGAATTTGAAAAATCTCTTTTAACACCATCTACGAAATAAACCCAGAATTTGAAAAACCACTTTTAACGCCATCTACGAAAGAAACCCAGAATTTGTAAAACCTCTTTCAACACCACCTAGGAACGAAACCCATAATTTGAAAAACCCTCTTTCACTATGATAAAAAACCAGAGCATTATGATAATTGACATATAGAAGAGGAACGAGCAGATAGAAGCAGAGGAGAGAACATTACCACGAATTTGATTTAATCAAATAAGGTTTAGGTTTTCTCCTAGATGTAGCAGCGGTTGTGAAGAAGATGAtccattttttttgtatttgttttAATAATGGAATAGGGTTTTAACTTAGGCGGGAGAGTATTTTTTATTAAGCACACCCGGGAAGATTATTTAGAAGGAAAAATCTTGCGGGAAGAGTTAAAAAAGCAAAAGCTAAATGTTTTACTGGCCATTCTTTTAAATTGCtactaaaaatatacttattgCTGGTCAATATACATTAGCCGCTGATATTTTGGCTCCCGTGAGTACATTAGCGGCAATTAACTTATAGCCGCTAAATAATTGATTGGGAGAAATTTTCCCACCCCTAACGGTGGTAGGGCATAGCGGGCACGGAGCTCTCGCCAAttaagcgaacccttagactTCGGCTacatcaaaacctgtcatttcaaaaaacttttaagaatataaaacttttccaaatagaaatcattatcattataacgattatgaaaactttcaatcaaataagtactttaaaccaattgaaatcatctaaaatacatactcttttaaaatccacaattGACTCAATGaaatcactttgtcgacatctcgacaaacataccacggGGCCGAGCATGCAACGGAAGTCTCTAAAATGGCCCGAACATTATGAGTCGGAGACCAAGGCCACTGACATTAccgtaatcatacatatctatacatgacttagCACAACTCAGAATGaggtggagcttgccaatcggTCGCGTCCCGAGCATCCCTGGCCTGTACGGCAACACATGAAAACGATGCGGGGGCTGCCCGGGCGTGAACGGAGGCGTCCTCGAGGCGAA encodes:
- the LOC132064793 gene encoding uncharacterized protein LOC132064793, yielding MDNSRNKKWMNCDRLSKEYLDGVEDFINHAFSKKLEGEKISCPCTECVLIHQANRATTYDHLVVNGIMPSYDTWFCHGESLKGSNNTQVNNHSQSTLRGDDMRGMIHDVFGGSTQFMDSDISERGNMEPNLQEKRAHPSGNHPHPEVDKFERLMKEANEELYPGCKKFSKLSFLLHIYRTKCLFKWSNESFNALLGLLKDALPEGETLPSSFYETKKIVESLGLKYEKIHACPNDCMLFRKEFASKDVNECKICGASRWKNNARKIPAKVLRYFPLKPRLQRLFMSSETSKAMQWHHEERNKDGVLRHPADSEAWKSFDSKYPEFAGDPRNVRLGLASDGFNPFGTMRTVHSTWPVILMPYNLPPWMCMKQEFFILSLLIPGPKAPGNNIDVFLQPLIEELNELWDVGVETYDASTKEIFQMRAALMWTINDFPAYGTLSGWSTYGRFACPSCNINTQSKWLKHGRKFCYMGHRRFLKSGHKYRNDARSFDGTKETRPAPCAVSGSLVLNQVKDIKFTLGQSSEGVSGVMKNTWKKRSIFFDLPYWEFNLVRHNLDVMHIEKNVCDNLIYTLLDLGKKSKDNLEARLDLKDMKIRPSLWPQYRASGRAYLPPTYFTMTSNEKELFYEVLQNTKFPHGYSSNISRWIRKRKISGLKTHDCHVIMQELLPLALRRSTDKRISSVLIELCTFFRVLCSKVLKLEELKLLEEKIPETLSTMEKLFPPGFFTVMVHLLTHLATEARLAGPVHYRWMYPIERYLGTLKSYVRNRACPEGSIAEAYIANECVAFCSRYLEGGDSRSYCSRKCNDEIEHETSKEECLFPTVGESYGEVDVFELDEKTWLQAHRHVLFNCESDVVENYKNEHIAEIKRSHRKRRLRPRQLDLMHFDTFHEWFKEKVSELDATSKILKDVKVLAEGPTKIAKRFNAFDVNNGYRFRTKQSEESKETQNSGVMVVSKTESYASTSDNAPKSANITYYGRVNDIVELNYYEEFKVVLFKCDWVDVTKVRGVMEDDLGFTLVNFSRVADSGDRERHEPFIFAEQAQQVIYVQDPQDHEWFVPRFIKPRDVFDMGEENSVHFESSMQCDATDLALLENAHVLEYEDNDWVRSGVNGMVIDTDVHSQANEGGNDIENESYSE